TTCGATTTACACTTTCTGGTGCTAAGACAAAGAATATCCGTGAAGGCAAAGCACACAAAAAGGCAGTTGCTCAGCTATTAACTGAACTTCGAATGCGTACAAAATAATCCTATGGAAACCAAAACACCAAAAATTAAAAAGACATTGCAAGGGGTTGTAACTTCAAACAGCATGGATAAGACTGTTGTTGTACTTGTGAACCGTTTCGAGAAGCACCCAAAGTATCAGAAATACGTCAAGATGTCTAAGAAATATAAGGCACATGTTGATGGTGAAAAAATCCCAGTTGGCACGAAAGTCATGATTGAAGAATGTCGCCCACTATCAAAAGATAAGCATTTTATCGTTGTTAAATAAATTTTATGGTACAAGACGGCTCAATGGTAAAAATCACAGACAATGCAGGAGGCACACTCGGCAAAGTTTTCAAAGTGCTTGGCAGTTCTAAACGCCGTTATGCTGGTATAGGCGACGTCGTCGTTATTTCAGTCAAGATTGCCCAACCTCGCAAAGGTGTCAAGAAAAAGGATGTGCATCACGCTGTTGTCGTACGTACAACAAATGCGTTTCGCCGAAAAGATGGTTCGTATATTCGATTTGATGACAATGCAGTTGTGATTATCGGAAAAAACAAGCAGCGTTATGAACCTATCGCAGGACGTGTTTTCGGACCGATTCCGCGAGAGCTTGGTGAGCGAGGTTACCAAAAGATTATTTCACTAGCACCAGAAGTTATATAACTATATGCACGTCAAAAAAGGAGACAATGTCATAGTGTTAACCGGCAAAGATAAAGGCAAGCGCGGCCAAGTGGTAAAAGCTATGCCCCAAAAGAACATGGTGATCATTGAAGGCATCAATATGAAGAAAAAGCACAAGAAGCCAACTCGAACAACAAAAGGGCAGACTATTGAACTCGCATTCCCACTTCATATTTCGAATGTGAAACTTGCCAGTGAGAAAGCCCCGAAGAAGCAAAAAGCAGCTAAAAAGAAAGCATAAATACTATGGAAACTGTCAAACAAAAAACTGAAAAAGCATACGATGTCATGAAGAAGCAATTTGGCTACACTAATGTCATGTCATCTCCTAAGGTTACAAAGATTATCATTGCTTCAGGTACAGGTAGTGGTATCAAGCGCGATAAGAATCGCAATACCTTTATCATGGAGCGAATCGGCAAAATCTCAGGACAAAAACCTTCAACAAAGCAGGCAAAGAAATCCGTTGCAAGCTTCAAGGTTCGCCAAGGTGATCCTATTGGCGTGATGGTGACACTTCGTGGTACTCGAATGCAGGCATTTCTCGATAAGCTTATCAATGTTGCATTGCCTCGAACCAAGGACTTTCGTGGTATTGATCAGAAAATTGTTGATTCAATCGGTAACCTCACTATGCCTATCAAAGAACATACTATTTTCCCAGAGACAGCAGACGAAGAGCTCAAGGATGTCTTCGGTCTTGCGATTACGATCGTAACGACAGCTAAATCTCGCGACGAGGCATTAGAATTTTTCAAACACATCGGCATACCATTTAAAAAATAAAAGCAATAAAAAAATCTTCACGAGTGAAGATTTTTTTATTGCATAATGTTGGATTCCTCTATACAATGTACCTATGGAAAAATTTAGTTTCGAAAAGAAAAATACTATTGACGTACATTCAGAGCAAACCCAGGTAGAATCTTGGCTTGCAAACGGTGAAATCTCCCCAGAATCTTACGCTCCACTTGCGCGTCTCTATAAGCTCCGTCAAGATGTTTCATTGTTGCCCCGAGAATAATATTATGACATTCGATGATTACATTAATGAGATAAAAGCGAGTCCTGATTTGGCTGAAGGTGACAAAGCCAAGGCTATTGCACTATTGACGTCGCGTGCGGTGACGCCTTCGATGCTCGATGAAGTGCAGGCTATTATCGATGCAGCATACGACAAGGAGTATGCCAAAGTTACTGCCCAAAGAAATGCGAGCTTACGCCACCCTCCTGAATCAGATCAGCCTATTGCGGCTTAAATGCTACATTGACAACGAAACCTTATTTTG
The Candidatus Nomurabacteria bacterium genome window above contains:
- a CDS encoding 50S ribosomal protein L29, producing the protein MKDIHQMTTDALATKLEATRESLRSFRFTLSGAKTKNIREGKAHKKAVAQLLTELRMRTK
- the rpsQ gene encoding 30S ribosomal protein S17, producing the protein METKTPKIKKTLQGVVTSNSMDKTVVVLVNRFEKHPKYQKYVKMSKKYKAHVDGEKIPVGTKVMIEECRPLSKDKHFIVVK
- the rplN gene encoding 50S ribosomal protein L14 — protein: MVQDGSMVKITDNAGGTLGKVFKVLGSSKRRYAGIGDVVVISVKIAQPRKGVKKKDVHHAVVVRTTNAFRRKDGSYIRFDDNAVVIIGKNKQRYEPIAGRVFGPIPRELGERGYQKIISLAPEVI
- the rplX gene encoding 50S ribosomal protein L24, whose amino-acid sequence is MHVKKGDNVIVLTGKDKGKRGQVVKAMPQKNMVIIEGINMKKKHKKPTRTTKGQTIELAFPLHISNVKLASEKAPKKQKAAKKKA
- the rplE gene encoding 50S ribosomal protein L5, with product METVKQKTEKAYDVMKKQFGYTNVMSSPKVTKIIIASGTGSGIKRDKNRNTFIMERIGKISGQKPSTKQAKKSVASFKVRQGDPIGVMVTLRGTRMQAFLDKLINVALPRTKDFRGIDQKIVDSIGNLTMPIKEHTIFPETADEELKDVFGLAITIVTTAKSRDEALEFFKHIGIPFKK